ACCTTTGATTATTTTATTGCTGCTACCCAGCTTTCGAAAAGGCTGGCTGGCCAGTATTGCAGTGATTTTTCTGCTGCCGACCCCTGCACCGGCTTTTGAGTGGAATGATTTATGGCAAACCAAAAACCAGCAAGGCTACCAGCAATTTAAGCAGCAGAATTTCCAGCAGGCCCAGCAAGATTTTTCATCCGAGCAATGGAAAGCTGCAGCGGCATATAAAGCCGGTGATTACCAAACCGCACTGGATAATTTTGAAAAAGATCCTAGCGCACAAGGTTTATATAACCAAGGCAATAGTTTAATGCAGCTGGGTGAATATGAAAAAGCCATCGAACGTTATGAAAATGGGTTAACGCAAGCGGCTAATCATGCTGAGATGAAAGATAACTTAGCTCTCGCTAAAAAATTACTAGAACAGCAACAGCAACAAAATCAGCAGCAAGATAAAGATTCGGAGCAGCAATCTGACCAAGAGCAAAAAGATTCGGATCAGGATCAGTCCAAAAAAGATCAATCTTCAGAGTCTGATCAAAAGGATGCTTCTTCTAAAGAAGAACAATCCCAACAAGCCAGTAATGATCCTTCTGAGCAGCAATCAGAACAAGATCAAAAACAAGCCGAGCAGGATCAGAAGTCAGATGACCAACAAGATCCAGCTGAGGAAAGCCAATTGTCTGAAGCAGAGCAAGCAGAGAAAAGAGAGCAGCAAGAAAAGCTCGATGAAGATCTGCAACAGCGCCAGGCAGAGCTCCAACAGCAAATAATGCAAGATCAGGAAACCGAAAAAGTGTTACAGCAATTACGCAATGACCCTGCCCTGTTATGGCGAAATCGCTTTCAGGTTGATGCTATGAGTCGCGAATCACAGCAATCTCAATCGTCACGACAACAGGAGGTTGAAAAATCATGGTAAGCCGATCGATTAATCTATTATTTTTATTCGGTATATTATTGTTTTGCGCTCAAGCCTCTGCGGCAAACCCTGTTGCATCGGCCACTGCCGATAGGAGCAATATCACCCTCGGTGAGAGCTTAATTTTAACTATTAGAGTGGAAGGTGAAGCAATTTATGGTAGCAACCCTGATTTATCGCCACTGCAAAACAGCTTTCATTTATTAGGGCAAAACCAGTCCAGTGAAATGCGTAATATTAATGGCAAGGTGTCGCAACAAATTCGTTGGCAAGTAACACTGGAACCCAAAAAAGCCGGCATTATTACCATTCCGGCAATATCGATTGGTAATTTAACCACCCGCCCCAGCCAAATTCGAGTCGCAATGCCCGACCCAGCATTAGCCGGCGAAAGCCGTGAGCTGTTTATGACATTGGAAAGCTCAACCGATAAGGCCTGGCCAGGACAACAAATTAGCTTAACCCTTAAAGTGTATAGCCGGGTTAATCTGAACCGGTTACAAAATGGCGAGCTATCGGTCGATAATGCCACGCTTGAGCAAATCGGTGAACAAACTAGCTATAACACCAAAATTGAAGGTGAAACCTATCGGGTGAGGCAAATTAACTACGCATTGTTTACCGAACAAGCGGGCATATTAACTATTCCTGAACTGCCATTGGCTGCTGAAACCGGCAGTCGTTTACGCCGTGGTAGAGTGATTCGCACATCTAGCCCAGCATTTGAAATTGAAGTCGTGGAAAAACCAGATAATTTTCCAAGTGATTGGTGGATAGCATCTCCCGAATTAAGATTTGAATTAAATTTACCTAAGCAAAATGATTGGCAAGTGGGCCAAGCAGTTACCGCTACATTAGATTTAATTGGATTTGGGGTTAAAGCTGAGCAATTACCGCCGATTAATTGGCAGCCAACTGAAGATTTCCGTGCTTACCCAGAACCAGAGCAGCTAGATAATTTTATTAGTGATAATTTATTTACCGGTCGCAAGCAATTAAAAGTAGCCTTAATTCCAAATAAAGCCGGGCAATTACAATTACCTGAGCTGAGCATTCCCTTTTGGAACACCCAAACAGGGGCGCTTGACTATGCTCGGCTAGCTGCAAAAACGGTGGTTATTAATCCAGCGACTACAGTTATTGCCGCACCAGAATTACCGACCAAGCCATCGGTGGAAGTTCGCCAATTCACTATTTCAGTATTTGCGCTACTGTGGCCGCTAACACTGCTAGGTTGGTGGTTTGATCGACGACGATTAAAAAAACGTATCGGCAAATCTGTTATGCAAACTGCATCAAATAGCCATTCTTTATCGATCAATTCGGCGAATGCTTATCTGAAAGATTTATTGCAGGCTTGCCGAAATGGTCAACCACAGCAAGCTTATCAAGCATTGTTAGTTTGGTTAAAACAGCAAAACCAGTTTAAAAATGTCAATAGTCTGGCAGAACTGGCCGCTTATGATAGTGAGGTGGCAAAAGAAATTGCCAGACTGCAGCAGGTTCTTTACGCTGCTAATCCGCTCGCAGAAAATGCCAGTTGGGATGGTAAGCAAGCGGAACAAATATTTAAGCGCTGCTTTACACGAGCCGATAGCAAACAGAATTCGCCAGTGCTTCCCCCTCTCTATCCGGAAGCAACGTCAGAATCACGGAGATAATATTAAATGAGCAAATTACAGCAAATTTCGACTCAGTCGAAAATTGTAGCTGACACCGCTGATGTTGAGGCGATCAAACAACATAAACCAACTGATGCAACAACCAACCCAAGTTTGGTACTGGCGTATATTAGCAAGCCAGAAAATCAAACGCGGATTAAAAATGCGATTGAAAAAGCCAAGGCACAAGCCGGCGATAAAAATGCTCAATTACAATATGCACAAGATTGGTTAGCCACTAGCATTGGCGCTGAAATCACTCAGATTATCGAAGGACGTATTTCAACAGAAGTCGATGCTCGACTGTCTTTTGATACTGAAAAAACCATCGCGCAGGGTCTTCGTTTAATTGAACACTATAAAAACCACGGCGTGTCATCTGAGCGCGTTCTTATTAAAGTTGCCGCCACTTGGCAAGGCATTCAAGCCGCAGCTCAATTAGAAAAAGAAGGCATTCACTGTAACCTGACGTTGGTTTTCCATGCCGCTCAGGCACAAGCTTGTGGCGAACGAGGCATTACGCTGATTTCACCCTTTGTAGGCAGAATTCTCGATTGGTACAAAGCCAATACTGATGTTGAGTACACCGCAGAAAATGATCCTGGGGTGATTTCAGTCAGTCGTATCTGGCAGCTGTATCAGCAAAAAGGGTTTACTACAGAAGTGATGGCAGCAAGCTTTCGCAACACCGGCGAAGTGGAAGCATTGTCTGGCTGCACTTGCCTGACGATCAGCCCTGGCCTGCTCAGCGAATTGAGCCAGAGCCAAGATCAACCTGCCAGCCAATTAAACCGTGAACTGGCACCATTAGAAGCAATGGATACCAGTAATCAGGCGAGCTTTACTTGGCTGATGAACGAAGACCCTATGGCCACCGAGAAACTGGCTGAAGGTATCCGAAAATTTGCAGTCGATCAGCGCAAGCTGGAGAGTCTGATACTCGCCAGCTGGTAATATCAACACCGAACAAATTTGCAAAAAAAGGCTAGTTTTTACTAGCCTTTTTTTTATCGAGTTTCTTTTTCCAGTAATTCAACCACATCAGCAAATACTTCAGCATTTTGCTGGTTTAATTCCATTAACGCTTGATGCGCTTCTAGAACTCGTTTGCCCATCTGTTGTGGGTCTTCATCAATTGGATATAAATCGCTTAAAGCTTCCGGCGTAATATCCGTAGTTTCAAGCACTCGGAAAACTTTTTCAAAACCGAGACTTTGTAATACCCGATTAATATCTGGTTGTGGCGAAATAAGTGTTGGCACTGGTTTATTATATTTTTTACTGGCAATGGTGATTTTTGCCAATAAACCCAAAGCAGTTGAATCGAGGAAATCTGCTTCTCTAAGATCGACCAGTACACCTTCACATGGTCGTTGCTCAAACAATTGCCGCACTAAAATATCTAGCGCGCTGCACAGATTAAATCTGATTTCTCCAACGAACTTGATGATGCAAAGTCCTTTTTGCTCAGTGTGGAGTACTTGCCCTGTATGCATTATCACCCCTTTCTTTGAATCGTCAGAACCGTAATGTCATCCGGCGGCACATCCATATCGCTCACACCTAGCTTTTGACATATTTGATCGGCTGTTTGATTATCTTGGTCAACTAATCCCAATAAATAAGCTTCTTTATTGGCTAAACCCTGCTCTTGCATAACTTCTAAAACGCCATCAGAGAAAATATTCAAACTGAAAGCATCAGGTAATTCTAGTTCCAGCGACATGTATTCCGCGCCTTCAAATACACCGACCGGGAAACCTGCCTGCTCAATGTATCTTGCTTTACCACCGGTAGAAAAAACCGGATGCGGGAAATGCCCTGCAAAACCTAATTTAAGAACATTGCTTTCAGTATCAATCACACCATAAACCATGGTGAGGTACTTGCCTAAACGAGACTCTAAAACATCGTTATTTAAGCGTGTTAGCAATTCGATAGGTTGTTCAAGCACCCCATCTTGTTGCTTCATCATCTCATTAAAGAGTGTTTTTAGATGGACTGTGACAAACGCAGACGAAGCACCATGACCAGAAACATCTGCCACATAAAAGGCAACTTGAGACTCGGACAACTTGAAATAATCAACGAAATCGCCACTAAGATAAAGCGATGGTATCACTCTATGCGTGAAGTCTATGCCGCACAAACTGCCGTTTTCTGGCAGCAATTGCATTTGAACCTTGCGCCCTGCTTCCTGATCTTCTTCCAGCCGCTTCAGACTTTCTTCTAATTCTCGGTTGGCTTTTTCCAAGCGCGCTTTATAAAGATTATTCTCTTTAATCAGGCGAGCTTTTTGCAATGATGCTCTCACTGCATGTTCGAGCACTGCCATATCGGCTATTGGTTTAACTAGATAATCCCAAGCACCTAGCCGCAAAGCTTCAACTGCATCAGATAAAATGCCTGCCCCGGAAACCATAATCACCGGTGTTTCAGGTGATTCTTTTTGCAGAACAGCCAATACATCCAAACCGTCCATTTCCGGCATGCGCAAGTCACATAACACCAAGTCTGGCTTGTTATCGCGAAATGCCGCTAAACCTTTCAGACCATCAGAGGCTTCCATCATCTCAAAGCCGCTGTCTTCCAAATAAGCAACGATGCTTTCACGAAGTACTTTTTCATCATCAATCGTCAGAATTCTGGCTGGGGTGCAACAGTCTTCGACAAACTCCATATCAACTCCGACTTGTAAAAATGGACATCCTTGAGCTAGGCGACCAAACTGCTGATAGGCAATTATCAGTGTTGGTTCTGATTTCTGTCATCGATGCTAAAACAAAGCACTGAATCGTTCCAGCACCACTGATAAAAAAAAGGACTTTTAAATGTCAGATGAAACAATAAATCAGGAAAAGCGCGCTTTTTTCCGGATGCGGATTCCAGGCAAGGTCATCATAAAGCCATTCAACAGCGACCAACCGCTGCAAGGAAAATGCATCAATATTAGTGCTAACGGTTTATTGTTTGAATCGGCAACTGCTTTGAATGTTAATTCAGAAGTTGAAATTGAAGTTTACAGTGCCGATATCAATGTTCAGCCATTGATAACCAACGCCTTAGTGATTCGATGCCAGCTAATAGCAGATTCATCATGTTATGAAATCGCACTAAAAATGGACCTTCCACAAAGCAACAAGCCGATCCAATAATGGACCGGCTTGTTACTGGTAGCAACTTAACTTAGTTATTGAAACCTAATCAGCATGCGGGCACTTAATTACTGACCTAGTGCTTCTAACTCTTCATCCGACTCATCATCCAGCCAAGCTTCTTCGTCATCATCTTCAGGCACATCACCATCGTAGATTGAAAAAACTCTCTGTTGTAACCAAGCATCTCTCAACAATAAATATGGATCAATTGCGCCTTCCAGCAAGCTTTCTTGAGCAATCAGTCTGCTTCTAAGATTTACCGTACGCACTACCTGAGTTGACACTCTTGGCACGGTGTCACTGATGTGCCCTACTGGATCAGTCTGTAATGCGAAACCTGCTACTGTGCCCAATCCATCTCGAACTGTGGTTGGGCCAAGCAGTGGAATAAACAAAAAAGATGAATTCTCATATCCCCAATAAGCTAAAGTCTGCCCAAAGTCTTCGCTGTGCTTGTTTAAACCAAAATCACTCGCTGGATCAAACAATCCCAAAACACCAATCGTACTGTTCACAAGAAAACGACCGGTATCAGAAGCACCTTGCACCAGCTTAAACTGCAACAAGTCATTAATGATGGTTAATGGCTCGGCCAAATTGCCAAAAAATCGGCTGAAGCTGTTTCTAATCGGCCTTGGCGTCCATTCTTGATAAGTCACTGCAACAGGTCGAAGCACTGCCTTATCAACTGCATCTGTTATCTCATAGGAGGATCGGTTAAAACCTTCATAAGGATCAATCGGATTCCCTGAAGTTGCACAGCCTGCCAAAAAAGAAAAGCTTAGCGCGATAGCAGCAAGTTTAAGATGTTTCATCTGGCCTCTCATTTAAAATTCACCCGGCAAATATAGCAAAAATAGATCAGCCTCACAGCTTTCTATTCTGATGCTTAACTTGCATTAATGATGGACATGAATAATCAAATAAAGTGCCAAAACTAATCTAACTCGTACTAAAAAAGTTACATGCTACGACTTAGCAATACACTTCCCACCGAATAACCGGCACCGAATGAACAGAGCAGACCAACACTACCAGTCGGTAAATCGCTATTATGGCGATGAAAAGCAATCACTGAACCTGCCGAACTGGTATTGGCAAATTCATTTAAAATAACAGGGGCTTCTTGCTTACTGGCTTCCCGGCCCAAAACTTTCTTGGCAATCAAATTGTTCATATTGATATTTGCTTGGTGCAACCACATCCGATTTAACCCTTCACTCTCAATACTATTTTTTTCTAATTGCGCACCGATCATTGCCGCAACCATTGGCACAACATCTTTAAAAACTTTTCGACCTTGCTGAATAAACAACCGATCATTTTGGGATCTTGGTGGCTCTTCACAAGGATTTAGATAGCCAGCATTGTTGCGAATATTATTCGAGAAATTGGTTTTTAATGAAATATCCAGAATTTTCCAATGGGGTACTTTCCGTTCAATTGCTTGAGCTTCAGACTCAAGCAGAACTGCAGTACAGGCATCACCAAAAATAAAGTGTGAATCTCTATCGCGAAAATTCAAATGGGCACTGCAGATTTCAGGGTTAATCACCAACACCCTGTCCGCTGAACCGTTAGCGATTGCATCTCTAGCCGCTTGAATACCGAAAGTCGCCGAAGAACAAGCAACGTTCATATCGTAGGCATAGCCATCAATCGATAATTCGCTTTGAATTTCAATCGCAATCGCTGGGTAAGCCCGTTGTAAATTAGAACAAGCAACAATCACCGCATCAACATCTTCAGGCTTAAGACCCGCTTGCTCTAACGCTTCAAGAGCCGCTTTAACGCCCATTTCTGCCTGAATAGATAACTGCTGATTGTCACGATTTTCAAACTGCGGACGCATTCTATCAACGCTCAGCACCCCTTTGGCATCCATCAGATAACGGCTTTCAATACCCGAAGCCTTGAAAATGAATTCACTTCCAGAGGGCGATAGTTCAGGCAATTCAGATGCTGCCTCGGCTCGAGACTGGTTTTCTTGTGCAACCCACTGGTTAAAGGTTTCGACGAGCTGATCATTGGAGACACTCTCACCAGGAACGAACAGGCCAGAGCCACTGATAACTACATTGCTCACTGAAGACTCTCTTTTCTTATGATTATGAAGATTGGATTACCATAACTGCGCGACAACTTGTCATCAAGCAACTTTTGGTCACGTAATTCTAGTCAGGCCGCTTTGACTGACACGGTAAATGCGAACTTAGCCACTAATTCAGAATCAAGGCTCGGACAACGCGCTTCAACCAAAGCAACTAATTGCTGGCGTTTACCTGTTTCAATTGCCAGATCAACCAAATGATTTAATGCGGCAACTTCGGCACAACAAAAATGAACATCAGCCCGGGCAGCCTTGATAAACTCGCCCTGCACATCACGCATTACCATCGAAACCTTAATTTTTTTCTTGCGCATATAAAGCATCACCGGCAAACCGGCTGCCATCTCAGCGCCCATAGATAACGCACCAAAATACATACTTTTATAAGGATTAGCTGTCAGTTTTTTGAGCGGCACTTTTACCACTAGCTTGTGATCATCATAGGATTCTAAACAAGGTGATATTTTTGAAAGCAAGGGGATCTGCTGACGAATACCCAAGGAGACCCCCCAGGAAAGAATCTTATTTTTTAATTGCTTAAGGCTCATTTTTATTGTTACCTACTAATGCGTTGCGCTGACCGCACTACCTGGAGGACTTGAAACAAGGAGCTCAAAAGTATGAGGGAAGCGCGAAATACCGCTACTCTGCTAGAGGATCGAACAAAAAGCAATGGCTTTGCTTTTGATATCAATGCGTATACCAGCCAATGTATTAATCACAAAACAGCATGCCAAAACAGCATGCTGCCCACGATTTAGAAAACAGCATGCCACCCAAGACTTTAATTAGAAACAGCATGCCACCCAAGACTTTAATTAGAAACAGCATGCCACCCAAGACTTTAATTATATCTTGATCAAAAAAAATAATGACTGGGATAACTGCAAAAGCTGGCATTTGACAAAACAGCATGCCACCCACGATTTTAACTATATCCCAATCAATAAATCTAATGACCGGGATAACTGAAAAAACTGGCATTCAACGCGATTGCGGCAACTATCTTCTTCGTTTTGAATGCAATTATATTGAATTGATGCCACGACGAAAACCAGATTAACTCTGGTTATTGAAATGGCATCTTATTTTAAAGTTTTTGACTT
This window of the Pelagibaculum spongiae genome carries:
- a CDS encoding BatD family protein gives rise to the protein MVSRSINLLFLFGILLFCAQASAANPVASATADRSNITLGESLILTIRVEGEAIYGSNPDLSPLQNSFHLLGQNQSSEMRNINGKVSQQIRWQVTLEPKKAGIITIPAISIGNLTTRPSQIRVAMPDPALAGESRELFMTLESSTDKAWPGQQISLTLKVYSRVNLNRLQNGELSVDNATLEQIGEQTSYNTKIEGETYRVRQINYALFTEQAGILTIPELPLAAETGSRLRRGRVIRTSSPAFEIEVVEKPDNFPSDWWIASPELRFELNLPKQNDWQVGQAVTATLDLIGFGVKAEQLPPINWQPTEDFRAYPEPEQLDNFISDNLFTGRKQLKVALIPNKAGQLQLPELSIPFWNTQTGALDYARLAAKTVVINPATTVIAAPELPTKPSVEVRQFTISVFALLWPLTLLGWWFDRRRLKKRIGKSVMQTASNSHSLSINSANAYLKDLLQACRNGQPQQAYQALLVWLKQQNQFKNVNSLAELAAYDSEVAKEIARLQQVLYAANPLAENASWDGKQAEQIFKRCFTRADSKQNSPVLPPLYPEATSESRR
- the tal gene encoding transaldolase, giving the protein MSKLQQISTQSKIVADTADVEAIKQHKPTDATTNPSLVLAYISKPENQTRIKNAIEKAKAQAGDKNAQLQYAQDWLATSIGAEITQIIEGRISTEVDARLSFDTEKTIAQGLRLIEHYKNHGVSSERVLIKVAATWQGIQAAAQLEKEGIHCNLTLVFHAAQAQACGERGITLISPFVGRILDWYKANTDVEYTAENDPGVISVSRIWQLYQQKGFTTEVMAASFRNTGEVEALSGCTCLTISPGLLSELSQSQDQPASQLNRELAPLEAMDTSNQASFTWLMNEDPMATEKLAEGIRKFAVDQRKLESLILASW
- a CDS encoding STAS domain-containing protein — its product is MHTGQVLHTEQKGLCIIKFVGEIRFNLCSALDILVRQLFEQRPCEGVLVDLREADFLDSTALGLLAKITIASKKYNKPVPTLISPQPDINRVLQSLGFEKVFRVLETTDITPEALSDLYPIDEDPQQMGKRVLEAHQALMELNQQNAEVFADVVELLEKETR
- a CDS encoding SpoIIE family protein phosphatase, which codes for MEFVEDCCTPARILTIDDEKVLRESIVAYLEDSGFEMMEASDGLKGLAAFRDNKPDLVLCDLRMPEMDGLDVLAVLQKESPETPVIMVSGAGILSDAVEALRLGAWDYLVKPIADMAVLEHAVRASLQKARLIKENNLYKARLEKANRELEESLKRLEEDQEAGRKVQMQLLPENGSLCGIDFTHRVIPSLYLSGDFVDYFKLSESQVAFYVADVSGHGASSAFVTVHLKTLFNEMMKQQDGVLEQPIELLTRLNNDVLESRLGKYLTMVYGVIDTESNVLKLGFAGHFPHPVFSTGGKARYIEQAGFPVGVFEGAEYMSLELELPDAFSLNIFSDGVLEVMQEQGLANKEAYLLGLVDQDNQTADQICQKLGVSDMDVPPDDITVLTIQRKG
- a CDS encoding PilZ domain-containing protein encodes the protein MSDETINQEKRAFFRMRIPGKVIIKPFNSDQPLQGKCINISANGLLFESATALNVNSEVEIEVYSADINVQPLITNALVIRCQLIADSSCYEIALKMDLPQSNKPIQ
- a CDS encoding MlaA family lipoprotein; its protein translation is MKHLKLAAIALSFSFLAGCATSGNPIDPYEGFNRSSYEITDAVDKAVLRPVAVTYQEWTPRPIRNSFSRFFGNLAEPLTIINDLLQFKLVQGASDTGRFLVNSTIGVLGLFDPASDFGLNKHSEDFGQTLAYWGYENSSFLFIPLLGPTTVRDGLGTVAGFALQTDPVGHISDTVPRVSTQVVRTVNLRSRLIAQESLLEGAIDPYLLLRDAWLQQRVFSIYDGDVPEDDDEEAWLDDESDEELEALGQ
- a CDS encoding beta-ketoacyl-ACP synthase III, which encodes MSNVVISGSGLFVPGESVSNDQLVETFNQWVAQENQSRAEAASELPELSPSGSEFIFKASGIESRYLMDAKGVLSVDRMRPQFENRDNQQLSIQAEMGVKAALEALEQAGLKPEDVDAVIVACSNLQRAYPAIAIEIQSELSIDGYAYDMNVACSSATFGIQAARDAIANGSADRVLVINPEICSAHLNFRDRDSHFIFGDACTAVLLESEAQAIERKVPHWKILDISLKTNFSNNIRNNAGYLNPCEEPPRSQNDRLFIQQGRKVFKDVVPMVAAMIGAQLEKNSIESEGLNRMWLHQANINMNNLIAKKVLGREASKQEAPVILNEFANTSSAGSVIAFHRHNSDLPTGSVGLLCSFGAGYSVGSVLLSRSM
- a CDS encoding YiiD C-terminal domain-containing protein, translated to MSLKQLKNKILSWGVSLGIRQQIPLLSKISPCLESYDDHKLVVKVPLKKLTANPYKSMYFGALSMGAEMAAGLPVMLYMRKKKIKVSMVMRDVQGEFIKAARADVHFCCAEVAALNHLVDLAIETGKRQQLVALVEARCPSLDSELVAKFAFTVSVKAA